Below is a genomic region from Terriglobales bacterium.
ACCGGACACGATCGAGAACGAATACAAGGAAGAGCACTACCGGCGCATGGCCTATGCCAACGAACGCTTCGCCGCCGGGAAGCCGGGATGGAAGACGGACCGCGGGCGGATCTATGTGATCTTCGGGCCGCCGGACCAGATCGATGCGCATCCGAGCGGAGGTCTGTACCAGCGGCCGATGGAAGAAGGCGGCGGCTCCACCTCGACCTACCCCTTCGAGGTGTGGCGCTATCGCTACCTGGATCTGCCGGGCGCAGGGCAGCAGGAGGTGGAGATCGAGTTCGTCGATACCTGCATGTGCGGCGACTATCACATGACCATCGACCGCTCGGAGAAGGACGCGTTGCTGTACGTACCCAACGCGGGGCCGACCTGGTTCGAAGAGATGGGCCTGGCCAGCAAGACGGACCGCTTCACCCGCGGAGGCATGGAGCGGCTGGGAGTGGGTCCCTTCAATCGGAACCTCGTGACCAGCCAGTTCGACCGTTTGGAGCTTTACGGCAAGCTGCAGAAGCCCCCGCAGATCAAGTTCAAGGAACTGGAAGAGGTGGTCACCAGCAAGGTCCGCTACAACCTGATGCCGTTCGACGTGCGGGTGGATTTCGTGCGCATTACCACCGACACGGTGATGGTGCCGGTGACCATCCAACTGAAGAACCGCGACCTGACGTTCGTGAACAAGGAGGGAGTGCAGCGCGGCGTAGCCAACATCTTCGGTCGGCTGACGACTCTGACCGGGCGCATCGCGCAGACCTTCGAGGACACGGTGCAGGTGGACGTTCCCGAGGCCCTGCTGTCGAAAACGATTCTGAACGCGTCGGTTTACTGGAAGGCGATGCCCCTACGCCCGGGACGCTACCGCCTGGACATCGTGGTGAAGGACGTGAACGGCGACCGGGTAGGAACCTGGAGCCGCGGGCTGCTGGTGCCCTCGTTTGACGAGGACAAGTTGGCGGCTTCCACGCTGATCGTGGCCGACCAGATGGAAAAGGTGCCCACGCGCCA
It encodes:
- a CDS encoding GWxTD domain-containing protein, coding for MDRFRALPVVLLLALWSVAGAPVLGQENTPENKDAKASTSGKNSTEQEADPLKRPLSEKQRKEQEKSLRKELGKTYKRWLDEDVRWIIMDEEMQAFKQFSNDEERDSFIEQFWLRRDPTPDTIENEYKEEHYRRMAYANERFAAGKPGWKTDRGRIYVIFGPPDQIDAHPSGGLYQRPMEEGGGSTSTYPFEVWRYRYLDLPGAGQQEVEIEFVDTCMCGDYHMTIDRSEKDALLYVPNAGPTWFEEMGLASKTDRFTRGGMERLGVGPFNRNLVTSQFDRLELYGKLQKPPQIKFKELEEVVTSKVRYNLMPFDVRVDFVRITTDTVMVPVTIQLKNRDLTFVNKEGVQRGVANIFGRLTTLTGRIAQTFEDTVQVDVPEALLSKTILNASVYWKAMPLRPGRYRLDIVVKDVNGDRVGTWSRGLLVPSFDEDKLAASTLIVADQMEKVPTRQVGSGNFVIGTTKVRPRVEPADGKPVSFKRSANDRVNFWMQVYNLSVDEKTQKPSATIEYDLVNVLNKQSLMKQVESTDQLGNVGEQVTLEKSLPIENLPPGTYQLTIKVNDNLSKQTISPTAKFSVE